In one Mustela lutreola isolate mMusLut2 chromosome 8, mMusLut2.pri, whole genome shotgun sequence genomic region, the following are encoded:
- the RPL3 gene encoding large ribosomal subunit protein uL3, whose product MSHRKFSAPRHGSLGFLPRKRSSRHRGKVKSFPKDDSSKPVHLTAFLGYKAGMTHIVREVDRPGSKVNKKEVVEAVTIVETPPMVVVGIVGYVETPRGLRTFKTIFAEHISDECKRRFYKNWHKSKKKAFTKYCKKWQDDDGKKQLEKDFNSMKKYCQVIRVIAHTQMRLLPLRQKKAHLMEIQVNGGTVAEKLDWARERLEQQVPVNQVFGQDEMIDVIGVTKGKGYKGVTSRWHTKKLPRKTHRGLRKVACIGAWHPARVAFSVARAGQKGYHHRTEINKKIYKIGQGYLIKDGKLIKNNASTDYDLSDKSINPLGGFVHYGEVTNDFVMLKGCVVGTKKRVLTLRKSLLVQTKRRALEKIDLKFIDTTSKFGHGRFQTVEEKKAFMGPLKKDRIAKEEGA is encoded by the exons ATG TCTCACAGGAAATTCTCCGCTCCCAGACACGGGTCCCTGGGGTTCTTGCCTCGGAAACGCAGCAGCCGGCACCGTGGGAAGGTGAAGAGCTTCCCCAAGGATGACTCTTCTAAGCCTGTTCATCTCACAGCCTTCCTGGGCTACAAGGCCGGCATGACTCACATCGTGCGGGAGGTGGACAGGCCAGGATCCA AGGTGAACAAGAAGGAAGTTGTGGAGGCTGTGACCATTGTGGAGACCCCACCCATGGTGGTTGTGGGCATCGTGGGCTACGTGGAAACCCCTCGAGGCCTCCGTACCTTTAAGACCATCTTTGCTGAGCACATTAGTGATGAATGCAAAAGGCGCTTTTATAAGAACTG GCATAAGTCTAAGAAGAAGGCCTTCACCAAGTACTGCAAGAAGTGGCAGGATGATGATGGCAAAAAGCAACTCGAGAAGGACTTCAACAGCATGAAGAAGTACTGCCAGGTGATCCGGGTCATCGCTCACACCCAG ATGCGCCTGCTTCCTCTGCGCCAGAAGAAGGCCCACCTCATGGAGATCCAGGTGAACGGAGGCACAGTGGCTGAGAAGCTGGACTGGGCCCGGGAGAGGCTGGAGCAGCAGGTGCCTGTGAACCAAGTGTTTGGGCAGGACGAGATGATCGATGTCATTGGTGTCACCAAGGGCAAAGGCTACAAAG GTGTCACCAGCCGCTGGCACACCAAGAAGCTACCCCGCAAAACCCACCGGGGCCTGCGCAAGGTTGCGTGTATTGGGGCTTGGCATCCTGCCCGCGTGGCCTTCTCTGTGGCTCGGGCTGGGCAGAAAGGCTACCATCACCGCACGGAGATCAACAAGAAG ATCTACAAGATTGGCCAGGGCTACCTCATCAAGGACGGCAAGCTGATTAAGAACAATGCCTCCACCGACTACGATCTGTCTGACAAGAGCATCAACCCCCTG GGTGGTTTTGTCCACTATGGTGAAGTGACCAATGACTTTGTCATGCTGAAGGGCTGTGTGGTGGGAACCAAGAAGCGAGTGCTTACGCTCCGCAAG TCCTTGCTGGTGCAGACCAAACGGCGGGCCCTGGAGAAGATCGACCTTAAGTTCATCGACACCACCTCCAAGTTTGGCCATGGCCGATTCCAGACGGTGGAGGAGAAGAAAGCGTTCATG GGACCACTTAAGAAAGACCGAattgcaaaggaagaaggagCTTAA